DNA from Ziziphus jujuba cultivar Dongzao chromosome 2, ASM3175591v1:
AGGTTGCAGTCTACTATCAGCTCAACTAACACATATTGTTAGCTTTATTGGTTAGATTTTAAACAAATTGTATTGAATAATttctacatataatttttattcaaaaatatttttctgcatataatttaaagagttatattatttttattatccatGGAGGTGAATCAATCATTAGAATTTTGGTTGTAATTGAAGACATAAAAATAGTTCTAGATCTTTGGTTAGACATTAGATAAATTGTGGGagtgacatttttttttcagcttCTACTCCAATAcgtaaaaattaataacaaaagtCATTAGCATAACAAAAATCATTAGCATCTGGTTTCTCCCAAAGGAATAATGACATTCAGTATTAGCTATTAATAATAGAACAAAAGGGTGATTAGCATGGTTTATCTACAATAGTATTTCACTTAATTTACATAAACCAGATGCTAATAGATGATATAATAAGGAACTTAGAACTCTCACTAAGAAGGTATGCACATCAATCCTTCTCTGTtacaaaaaatgattaattcACATGCTCCTttgctattaattttttttttttttttggcattctattttacttgctttttgttgatataatacatttttccattcaaaaaaGCACACTTTGCATTAGACCGTAGTCCTGCGCTATGCGGCATTGCGTTTGTGATCATCCGAGACAATAACGAGACTTGCCAATACTCAAATCTCAACTCTTCGACCCGCAGATGTGAAAGTTGAGTGGATTCTCCATTAAGCTACCACCCTCAGTAGTAGACATAGTATATATTGGTTCTCCACTACTCATATAGCGCATATGTATAATTTAATCATGTTTTCATCAGTCCAACTATTTTCTATGGAACCGTCCCACTGGCACAATtagaaaatatgtatttttgtcATGACCTATGGAACCCTCCTAGCTATCTTTTGGGATTTAGTGATGCAAGATGAGATTGGACATCGATggttttgtaattattattattattattattattgacaaAGGATGAGATTGGACATCGATggttttgtaattattattattattattattgacaaAGGATGAGATTGGACATCGatggttttttaattattattattattattattattattattatcgctgaaccattgatatttttgtaattgtttTCTACTAAAGTGCATGGGTATAATAAAAAGTTTGGGGTTTGAGCAAAAATATATAAGGGTCTGTTTGGTATAGCTGGTGAAAATAGAGTTTTAGTCTGTAGAgctttatataatagatttttttgaaaaaaaaaattttattaaaaagttaataaatatttagttgtaaataaaaatactgcATTAAATACTTAAtgattttccaaataagctaaaaaagttatattaacTGCTTATTGAGTTTCCATATAAGTTAAAAAGAAGAGTTTTTCTagaaaagcataaaatttaGACTTATttaaaacagcttaaaaaacCTGTTTTTTTGGTCAACAAGTGCTTGTTGacttttgtcaaatatttttattttttaataaaagagttTTTGACTTTCAAGTAGAGCTTTTGACTTAAAATAAAACTCTGCTAAACAGACACTAAATAAGTTATAGAAAATCATCATGAATCCAAAACAAGCTgtcttggaaaaatataattgaatttgCAAGTGCGTAAATTTGGTGGCGCAATGTTTACAGGATACTCTATGTGACATTTTGGTAGTGTTGCATTAAAGATTTCTTGTGGctaaaaattaaaccataattGAAAAAGTGTAGTTACTATGTTGCTGGGCCAATAATTTTGAGGTCAAGAATCATTTTGTTAtaattgatttcaaaaattattaatattatttagttaaataatatataaataagtattttattagaagattaaatttaagttgtttttaactttataaTTCATTGTTTAGTTGAATTGGAACATGATTAATATGTGTTcctataaaataatactatctaatatatatatttgattattttgtgAAAGTTAGTTTACCATTTTATTTACTAGTAACTTATATactagtttatatatttattaaagttaaaaacggttgaattttaacattttttttttggttattaagTTACACAAAATCAgtatttttatttccaaaaaatcaTCTAGTTGATAATAGACTCTTACTTCAAGctttataaataaaagttttctTGTCCATTTAGAAACACATAACAATGGAAAATCAactattctcttttcttttctcaaaatactctttttttaaatcttccatATTTCCTTatcattacaaaaatattttattattatcaaatatatttttggtgtatatatatatatatatatcgagcaTTGCAGATGTTTTAAGGAGTTCGTAAAAATTCTTAGTTGCATAAAAGATTTCTGAAGGATCGTTGTATCTTTGAAAAAGGACATTAGACAACCCCTTGTAAAGGGAGCTATCTTCTTTAAGGACAGCACATTTTCATGTCTCGATCCAATTAAACAGGCCATCTTAAActctaaataattatttattattttattattattttttggtatttggTGTTTATAATTGTAATTTAGTTTTACTGcttgttttattttcaacatTTTTAAAGAAGATATTCTACATCTTTTGATTTTAATTCaaagttaacaaaaaataaagttgtTGCAGTATCACACCTTTTATATTCTCAAATTATTGGTTCCTTTATACATTTATCTAACTGCACTAAACCATATCTTATGTTGTTAATAGATTAAGAAGGTACATTAGTAATCCTAATAGTAATCCTTAAATTGCTATAGAAAAAAGATCTTTAACTATTTTAAAGGTACAATTGATTATGCCATTGGTTTTCCTATAATCTTGGAATGTTTTTGTGATACTAACTAGATTTCACATTCAGATTAAATAAAGTCAcaagtggttatatttttactttggaTGGTGGTGTAGTAGCATAGGAATCAACAAAGCAGACCGTAATTTCTAGATCACCCATGGAAGTTGAGTTCATTGCTTTAGACCTTGCCAGTAATGAAGGTGAATGGTTGAAAAGTCTTCTAACAGACATACTAATTCAGCTTCATCCAATTCCTGCTATACCTTTGCATTGTAATAATCAAGTAACTATTGCAAagacaaagaataaaaataataatgagaagAGGAAACATATAAGGATTAgacataaatttattaaacatttaCTAACAAATggtgttatttttctttattttattagatcTAAAAAGAATATTGCAAACCCATTTACAAAAGGCTTAACGCGTGGGCGAGTTGTTGAATCATCAAGGGAGATGTGACTGAAATCTATAAATATAGTAACCACAGTGGACATCCGACCTTTGTAATTAGAGATCTCATGAAGAAGGTTTAATGGATAAGCATGAAATAGGTGTGTGCTTATGAAGCACTATTAATAATTGAAGAGGCTTTCTTAGTTTCATTCTTATGGTGATACTGCTTAAAAATTGTAATGGTATAGGAAGAGTATAACTTTGAACGAAACCAAGACATGCACATCTACATGGAGTTGATTACATATTATCTTTGAAAATTTCATCTAAGTGAGTATAATTGTATGGTTGCTACTATGGAAAATCAGGCTACTCCCTAAAAATACTCATGATACAAGATACGTGTACATGACCATTAAAGAGCATATAGGACTAGAACACAAGAAGAATTGCTTGTACTATATGTATTGTAAGTGAAAATTTGGTTGAAAGAGTCTAGTTCAAGATTTTGTtcactatattttttttagaaagaaacTTATATACACTAAGTATTGGTTCAAACCCAGAAGGTACTATACATATCGTACCGTAAAAATGCTcaaagtatatttattttataaaaaaatattttcataatttttaaatcatatgGGAGATtgttataattgatttaaaaaattattagtattatttagttatatattatatattaaaaaattattaatattatttagttatatattatatgcgggagattattataattgatttaaaaaattattaatattatttagttaTATATCATATGAAAAAGGATATTATTGGAAGACTAAGTCTACATTATTTTTAATGCTATAATTCAATTTTAGTTGAATTGGGACTTAGTACATCAGTTCCTATAAAATAGTATTatctaacatatatatttagttattttgtAAAAGTTAGTTGCCtattttatttactaataacttatatattaatttatatatttattaaccttaaaaaaagttgatttttaatatatatttttttattaagttacacaaatcaatatttttattcccAAAAATTATCCAATAACAGATTCTTACTCTAAACTTTATAAATAGAAGCTAAACTTTATAAATAGAAGCTGTCTTTTCTATTTAGAAACACacaataatagaaaatcaactattctctctctttctctcaaatcctccatatttcatttttattacaaaaagtattttactattttcaaatatatttttaatatatatatatatatatatattgagcatTACAGGAGTTTTAAGGAATGTGCGAGAATTCTTTgctgaataaaatatttctaaaaaatcattatattcTGAAAGAAGAATGTTAGACAATTCAATACAAAATAAGGCGTATCTTCTTTAAAGATAGCATATTTGCATATTTCGATCCAATTAAACAGatcttcttaaattctaaataattatttattattttattattattgtttactaTTTGGTATTTCTAATTGTAAATCAATTTTACTGCTTGTTTTATTTCCAACACATTTTCTGTGcctaaaaactaaattttatagctacaataaattattaattgattgtagttaaacaacttttttattttttattatttttattgttgcagAACCGCATTTATCCGCCTCAAATTCTCTCCTTAAATATCAAAAACATAATAGATACACAACAAAAGCAACCATATTGCAGTACAAAGGCAATGGGCAACTAGTAATTATTTCGTTGAACATGTatattgtatataaaattttgttaggtGGGCAACAttaccttttttaaaaaaaaaaaaaaaaaaaaaaaaaaaaaaaaaaaaaggtctatcACACCTTTAGTTTTGGTCATATGTCGATCATTTATGCAAAATCTGAGATGTGGCCATGGAAAACTCGACTATAATTTCCAATATATTAAGACTATATGtacataatttattattataacttattattattattctaactTATTAACGATGTCCATATGCAATTATAGTCCTTAACCCTTCTTTGTCAAGGAGATAACAAGATTAACATTCTGGCAATTGTACCTCAACATGTGATCCAGGACATCTTCTCCGACCCTATCAAATAACTTGTCCATGATTTTGTCTCCAAAATGGGCGACCAGAATAGGCTCTGCTACGGTCCTTATGTCAGCTCCTATTATTGCTGCCCTTTCTTTAGAATCAAGGCTATTATTTGccttctttatgtgtgtgtcCCAATCCGTTTTGAAGGATTCCAACTTATGCAGTCCAAAAGAGCCTTCTGCTTCAACCAATTTCTTCACTTCCTCTGCACTAGTTGCATAGAACGGCAGATTGAATCTGTCCAATTTTTCCTCTTCAATCAAGCCCTGTTATTACAATTAAAGAGTTATGATATATTGTGATGTTTTCAGTATAAAATGAGGACTTGTTGACAGATAAATATTccttaattaatgatttaagttaaaaaaaaactgttCGACAAATGATAACCCTGATTAGCATAATAGATTCTTATCACATTTGTTGGATCTTCTTTACCATCCGTGTCtaatgtttgatattatacCATCATATTTAAAAGAGTACCGTCATATATTATTAAGTTTTACATGATAgttgatttaatatatatgtgatatatatatatatatatagtcattattgttttgttccaaaaaattaatgaataaataaataaataattaaaagaaaagaaaataattatattttaaaatgatatgatCATTTTATCAATCATCCAAAAATGAACGGAGATATAGAAAACGCTCTTATGAGAAAATAATTTCAAGAAAGTATTATTAGGTGTGCCTCtcaaattttcaagaaaatcatctttatatattttttagtcaGACATTACAATtaataaaagcatttttttaaaaaaattgattttggaaattGTAAAACCATCCTTAATAGTTAGGTAAGATTGGATTAATTAGTATACTTTTCATATCCTAGCTATtggtttgtttttaaaaattttaaaacaattctttaatatataaataaggtTAAATCAGTTGATATGTTTTCCATATCTTAGCTATAAGGTTGTGGcttataaacatatttataacaCCCTTTTACATCACATATAAGTGAATGAAAAAGAATTGTGTTTACCTCTAAGACCATGCCATAAAGCTTCAATCCAATAAGTTCCCAAATATTCAGGGGATCATCGGTCTTAATGCAGCCCATGGTTGTGAGAATCATACTGGAACCCGGTACCAACTCTTTTGCACGACACTTCAAAAACGTTATGAAGTCCCTTTGAAATTGTTCAAAATATGCTTCATGCACCGCAGGAGGGCTTGTCTTTGCTATACAGATGTTTCCCTTGTTCAAATCTTTTCTGTCTTCTCTTAACAATCCTTCTGGAACCtgaagatatatataattttacaaacGACAAAATCAAACaaccataaaattaatttggattaCTTGAAGTGTCTTGATAacgttgttgttgtttttttttttttttttttttgattcttttttctctccctaattgtgtataatttatttattttaaatgttcttAGTGTTAGAATATTTAAGCATTTCAATTCATTATAaaattatgagaaaaaaaacttaaacaccaaattgaatacaatttcaaattgagtttttttttttaattttatttttgttttcctatAATTTAAG
Protein-coding regions in this window:
- the LOC125422503 gene encoding probable jasmonic acid carboxyl methyltransferase 2, which gives rise to MNVEQVLHMNGGEGKKSYASHSLYQRSVISMVKPILEETIEEHYCSLFPECLKIADLGCSVGPNTLLVVSEIMDKIHSICQRLKRPSPSFQVFLNDLPGNDFNTVFRSLPDFYKKLEEEKGNKFGPCFIAGMPGSFYGRLFPDQSMHFFHSSYALMWLSKVPEGLLREDRKDLNKGNICIAKTSPPAVHEAYFEQFQRDFITFLKCRAKELVPGSSMILTTMGCIKTDDPLNIWELIGLKLYGMVLEGLIEEEKLDRFNLPFYATSAEEVKKLVEAEGSFGLHKLESFKTDWDTHIKKANNSLDSKERAAIIGADIRTVAEPILVAHFGDKIMDKLFDRVGEDVLDHMLRYNCQNVNLVISLTKKG